In a genomic window of Sebaldella sp. S0638:
- a CDS encoding DUF2316 family protein produces the protein MSLNAAQKKQTSIELHENYKISGLTSEDIQAYLGLNADQLESTMNIAPGSDPTTIWRLRDYMEDKIKEQGKTPYPYSILIENIYFPLFSL, from the coding sequence ATGAGTTTGAATGCAGCACAAAAAAAGCAGACCAGCATAGAATTACATGAAAATTATAAAATATCCGGATTAACATCGGAAGATATTCAGGCATATTTAGGTTTAAACGCAGACCAGCTGGAAAGTACAATGAATATCGCTCCGGGTTCAGATCCCACTACTATATGGCGTTTACGTGACTATATGGAAGATAAAATCAAAGAACAAGGAAAGACGCCCTATCCGTACTCGATACTTATTGAAAACATTTATTTTCCTTTATTTTCCTTATAA